From a region of the Campylobacter showae genome:
- a CDS encoding DUF2920 family protein, which translates to MWQNGTVVKKTYKIHSCDDTELNIKRESLLEFNLCFDTKKPVSSIVFIIPGYGGDADSNYREHLAQFVASEFGVAVVGVNYHCIGDRPQTGATIFFDDLDRSILKKECARCGIELPENLSVIDMQTLLDIDNLIDARKRDKTAPQDLSLKLSISLQPTKNEYQNFGIMQAQDLINALLFVKANAPFECATDINDLPVVMIGSSHGGYLSHMAAKIAPWLIDGVIDNSSYALAHWPFIGFGKEIDYMKYYSGYTSECYHNIELYLFDKTHWTLDKASPAYFSKSRKYIREILLPQHLKVQSGYKKQIYTSYHYAYDDFYAPASEKQRLYDELKNLGYDATLNIIENESQLDGKFIKTLTHGLDMSIKTLISKELPPMLAKITARPKQPCEDKSISYVSDDLEYKFFEANDKINLEIKKQNLPQKNHDNK; encoded by the coding sequence ATATGGCAAAACGGCACGGTAGTTAAAAAAACGTATAAAATCCACTCCTGCGACGATACCGAGCTTAATATAAAGCGCGAAAGCTTGCTAGAGTTTAACCTTTGCTTTGATACCAAAAAGCCGGTCTCGTCAATAGTTTTTATAATACCTGGCTACGGAGGAGACGCGGACAGCAACTACCGTGAGCACTTAGCGCAGTTTGTCGCGAGCGAATTTGGCGTAGCCGTAGTAGGCGTAAACTACCACTGTATCGGCGATAGACCGCAAACAGGAGCGACGATATTTTTTGACGATTTAGATAGATCGATATTAAAAAAAGAATGCGCCAGGTGCGGCATAGAGCTCCCGGAAAATTTAAGCGTAATCGATATGCAAACCCTGCTTGATATCGACAATCTAATAGACGCAAGAAAACGCGATAAGACAGCACCTCAAGACTTGTCGCTTAAACTATCAATTTCCCTTCAACCGACCAAAAACGAATACCAAAATTTCGGCATTATGCAGGCGCAGGATTTGATCAATGCGCTACTTTTCGTAAAAGCCAACGCTCCTTTTGAGTGCGCAACCGACATAAACGACCTACCAGTCGTCATGATAGGTAGCTCGCACGGAGGCTATCTATCGCATATGGCCGCCAAAATCGCCCCATGGCTCATAGACGGCGTCATAGATAATAGTAGCTACGCGCTAGCGCACTGGCCTTTTATCGGCTTTGGCAAAGAGATAGATTACATGAAATATTACAGCGGTTACACCAGCGAATGCTATCACAATATCGAGCTTTATTTATTCGACAAGACGCATTGGACGCTAGACAAGGCTTCGCCGGCTTATTTTTCTAAATCAAGAAAATATATAAGAGAAATTCTTTTGCCGCAACACCTCAAAGTCCAAAGCGGCTACAAAAAGCAAATTTACACGAGCTATCATTACGCTTATGACGATTTTTACGCTCCGGCTAGCGAAAAACAACGACTCTACGACGAACTGAAAAATTTAGGCTACGACGCTACTCTAAATATAATAGAAAATGAAAGTCAGCTTGACGGTAAATTTATCAAAACGCTAACGCACGGTTTAGATATGTCGATAAAAACGCTAATCTCAAAAGAGCTACCGCCGATGCTAGCTAAAATCACAGCTCGACCGAAACAGCCTTGCGAGGATAAAAGCATAAGTTACGTTTCAGACGATTTAGAATATAAATTTTTTGAAGCGAACGACAAGATAAATTTAGAGATAAAAAAACAAAATCTACCGCAAAAAAATCATGATAATAAATAA
- a CDS encoding DUF2920 family protein → MIINKTYEIPSCDDVELGIKRDSLLEFKLCYNDEKPVRALVFIVPGLGGDANENYREHLAQFVASEFNVAVASPNYHCIGNRPQTGATYFLNDLDKIILKNKCSKIGIEIPNDISYGELSVLDAYLDKVKSSGGLPSDFKLEISVTLQPTKNEYQNFGVMQAQDVINAALFIKANPPFKSVTDIDELPVVLVGSSHGAYINALAAKFVPWLVDGLIDNSSYAKLNWELIGLGKEADYLKFREYSTDIYFKNIKIYVFTKTMWTLLDKSSPRYFSQAREDIRNALDVAHLKVQSEYPKPIYVGYQCAVNDHCAPPEEKAQLYEELQKLGFDATLHMIKDESELDGRFLKKLTHGLDMSIKLLIAKELPPMLKKIASRKKQICKNKSIAYRSDELEYKFSEANGKINLEIKR, encoded by the coding sequence ATGATAATAAATAAAACATACGAGATCCCATCCTGCGACGACGTAGAGCTTGGCATAAAGCGAGATTCGCTACTTGAGTTTAAGCTCTGCTACAACGACGAAAAGCCCGTTAGAGCCCTAGTTTTCATAGTGCCTGGGCTTGGCGGCGATGCGAACGAAAACTATAGAGAGCATTTAGCGCAGTTCGTAGCTAGCGAATTTAACGTAGCAGTAGCGAGTCCGAACTACCACTGTATCGGCAACAGACCGCAAACGGGGGCAACCTATTTTTTAAACGATTTAGACAAAATCATCCTTAAAAACAAATGCTCGAAAATCGGTATAGAAATCCCAAACGATATCAGCTACGGCGAACTCTCAGTGCTAGATGCCTATCTAGACAAGGTAAAATCAAGCGGCGGTTTGCCGAGTGATTTTAAATTAGAAATATCCGTAACGCTGCAACCGACCAAAAACGAGTATCAAAATTTCGGCGTTATGCAAGCTCAAGACGTGATAAATGCCGCGCTTTTCATCAAGGCAAATCCGCCGTTTAAATCCGTAACCGATATAGACGAGCTGCCAGTTGTCCTAGTCGGCAGTTCGCACGGCGCATACATAAACGCCTTAGCAGCCAAATTTGTGCCGTGGCTCGTGGACGGCCTCATCGACAACAGCAGCTACGCGAAGCTAAACTGGGAGCTCATAGGCCTAGGCAAAGAGGCGGATTATCTCAAATTTCGCGAATACTCGACCGATATATATTTTAAAAATATCAAAATTTACGTCTTTACCAAAACGATGTGGACGCTACTGGATAAATCCTCGCCTCGATATTTCTCGCAGGCGCGCGAAGATATACGAAACGCCCTAGACGTCGCACATCTGAAAGTCCAAAGCGAGTATCCAAAGCCTATCTACGTCGGCTACCAATGCGCCGTAAACGACCACTGCGCGCCGCCCGAGGAAAAGGCACAGCTCTACGAGGAACTGCAAAAACTCGGCTTTGATGCGACCTTGCATATGATAAAAGACGAGAGCGAGCTTGACGGCAGGTTTCTCAAAAAGCTAACGCACGGCTTGGATATGTCTATCAAGCTTTTGATCGCTAAGGAGTTGCCGCCGATGCTAAAAAAGATAGCGTCCCGCAAGAAGCAAATTTGCAAAAACAAAAGCATAGCCTATCGCTCGGACGAGCTGGAATATAAATTTTCAGAGGCAAACGGTAAGATAAATTTGGAGATAAAAAGATAA
- the serC gene encoding 3-phosphoserine/phosphohydroxythreonine transaminase, whose product MNRKLNFSAGPSALPLSVLERAQNELTDYQGKGFSIMEISHRSKIFEEVHYGAMAKARDLYGIGEEFDVLFLQGGAHLQFAMIPLNLAAKGVAQYADTGVWTSKAIKEAANVGVSYEVVASSKETSYDRIPEVKFSDDAAYGYLCTNNTIYGTQYRALPHSKAPLVVDASSDFFSRPIDFTDVGLLYGGAQKNAGPSGVTVVVIRKDMLERACMERTPTMLRYDTHASASSLYNTPPTFGIYLLNLTLGWVQEQGGLAAINEINEQKAALLYGAIDGSGGFYKGHAQKDSRSLMNVSFTIANRELEAAFISESESAGMLGLKGHRHVGGIRASIYNAVSIENVRTLAEFMKEFARKNG is encoded by the coding sequence ATGAATAGAAAGCTAAATTTTAGCGCGGGACCTTCGGCTCTGCCTCTTAGCGTGCTTGAGCGAGCGCAAAACGAGCTCACGGACTATCAGGGCAAGGGCTTTTCGATAATGGAAATCAGCCACCGAAGCAAGATTTTTGAAGAGGTGCACTACGGCGCGATGGCGAAGGCGCGCGATCTATACGGCATCGGCGAGGAATTTGACGTGCTATTTTTGCAAGGCGGCGCGCATTTGCAGTTTGCGATGATACCGCTAAATTTAGCCGCCAAAGGCGTCGCGCAGTATGCCGACACGGGCGTCTGGACTAGCAAGGCGATCAAAGAGGCCGCAAACGTCGGTGTATCCTATGAAGTAGTCGCTAGTAGCAAGGAAACCTCCTACGACCGCATCCCTGAGGTTAAATTTAGTGATGACGCCGCATACGGCTACCTCTGCACAAACAACACAATCTACGGCACGCAGTACCGCGCGCTACCTCACTCCAAAGCCCCGCTGGTAGTCGACGCGTCGAGCGATTTTTTCTCGCGGCCGATTGATTTCACGGACGTGGGGCTGCTATACGGCGGCGCGCAGAAAAATGCCGGCCCAAGCGGCGTAACCGTCGTCGTCATCCGCAAAGATATGCTGGAGCGAGCCTGCATGGAGCGCACTCCGACGATGCTTCGCTACGACACGCACGCGTCGGCCTCGTCGCTATACAACACGCCTCCGACATTTGGCATATATCTGCTAAATTTGACGCTGGGCTGGGTACAAGAGCAGGGCGGTCTAGCGGCGATAAATGAGATCAATGAGCAAAAGGCGGCCCTGCTTTACGGCGCGATCGACGGCTCGGGTGGCTTTTACAAAGGTCACGCGCAAAAAGATAGCCGCTCGCTGATGAACGTTAGCTTTACCATCGCAAACCGCGAGCTGGAGGCGGCCTTTATCTCCGAGTCCGAAAGTGCGGGCATGCTGGGTCTAAAAGGGCACCGTCATGTAGGCGGCATCAGAGCCTCTATCTACAACGCCGTGAGTATCGAAAACGTGCGGACTTTGGCTGAGTTTATGAAAGAATTTGCAAGGAAAAACGGGTAA
- a CDS encoding CHAD domain-containing protein, protein MIEIERKFILRDAAVINELKARDIDVQQKEVTQIYVKITPLEEIRFREASGVFTIAQKSGIGLAREENESETDAKSFKKALKNAVATPIKKTRFLFRLDGAACNVDIFHGALEGLVTLEAEFASEREATEFNPPEFIAAHIASEVTEDERYKNKNLALFGLPQGKFDAQKSIEILQNSPGLELNLPSYIGAMDAMRMVFFQIFTLLSKHLNEYASSSDAEALHQIRINLRKTRSLLKIFTPVFDQKTACYFLLNFKKLAELTNQKRDIDVFCEFLQKQKGFEALASELEILSKTIAKSVQAELQSDEANEILRDWEVFLREGSDFFKGELGDAPIKKLVAKSMRAQILRLKKSLSNLSQTTENAQFHKCRIEIKRLRYLSEISGGGFDFPAAKKCFKKNKILQEVFGSLQDADVWLGLLAHIKSGAEQKRINKLQAKIYKKIYELRSEILDSKPKILKSLTKLSHGLKIYYI, encoded by the coding sequence TTGATAGAGATCGAGCGTAAATTTATCCTGCGTGACGCCGCCGTCATAAACGAGCTAAAAGCCCGCGACATCGACGTCCAGCAAAAAGAGGTGACGCAAATTTACGTCAAAATCACTCCGCTTGAGGAGATTAGATTTCGCGAGGCTTCGGGCGTTTTTACGATCGCTCAAAAATCAGGCATCGGCCTAGCGCGCGAGGAAAATGAGAGCGAAACGGACGCCAAAAGCTTTAAAAAAGCCCTAAAAAACGCGGTCGCCACTCCGATAAAAAAGACGAGATTTTTATTTCGGCTTGACGGCGCCGCTTGCAACGTCGATATTTTTCATGGTGCTTTAGAGGGGCTTGTTACTTTAGAGGCCGAGTTTGCTAGCGAGCGCGAGGCGACGGAGTTTAACCCGCCCGAGTTTATCGCCGCGCACATAGCTAGCGAGGTCACGGAGGATGAGCGCTATAAAAATAAAAATTTAGCGCTTTTTGGCTTGCCGCAGGGCAAATTTGACGCGCAAAAGAGCATTGAGATTTTACAAAACAGTCCGGGGCTGGAGCTAAATTTACCAAGCTACATCGGCGCGATGGATGCGATGCGGATGGTGTTTTTTCAGATCTTTACGCTGCTTAGCAAGCACCTAAACGAGTACGCAAGCTCTAGCGATGCCGAGGCGCTGCACCAGATCCGCATAAATTTGCGCAAAACGCGCTCTCTACTTAAAATTTTCACTCCAGTTTTTGACCAAAAAACGGCTTGTTATTTTCTGCTAAATTTTAAAAAACTAGCCGAGCTAACTAACCAAAAGCGCGATATAGACGTATTTTGCGAGTTTTTGCAAAAACAAAAAGGTTTTGAAGCGCTAGCTAGCGAGCTAGAAATTTTAAGCAAAACCATAGCTAAAAGCGTCCAAGCCGAGCTACAAAGCGACGAAGCGAACGAAATTTTGCGCGACTGGGAGGTATTTTTACGCGAGGGGAGCGACTTTTTTAAAGGCGAGCTAGGAGACGCGCCGATAAAAAAACTCGTCGCAAAATCCATGCGAGCTCAAATTTTACGCCTTAAAAAATCTCTCTCAAATTTAAGCCAAACAACCGAGAATGCGCAGTTTCACAAGTGCCGCATCGAGATAAAAAGGCTGAGATACTTAAGCGAGATTTCCGGCGGCGGTTTTGACTTCCCTGCGGCTAAAAAATGCTTTAAAAAGAACAAAATTTTACAAGAAGTTTTCGGCTCATTGCAAGACGCCGACGTCTGGCTAGGCCTGCTAGCGCACATAAAAAGCGGCGCCGAGCAAAAGCGCATAAACAAACTCCAAGCTAAAATTTACAAAAAAATCTACGAGCTACGAAGCGAAATTTTAGACTCAAAGCCTAAAATTTTAAAAAGCCTCACAAAGCTTTCGCACGGCTTAAAAATCTACTATATCTAA
- the ubiE gene encoding bifunctional demethylmenaquinone methyltransferase/2-methoxy-6-polyprenyl-1,4-benzoquinol methylase UbiE, with the protein MEKQEKIVQMFNDIAPTYDLANRVLSMGADVSWRKIACKTVLSNFKDSSVNIVDVACGTGDMMGFWQKTAGEFNAKIENLIGVDPSSGMLAVAKQKFPEFKFIEALATQTTLDSGSVDVLSISYGIRNVVEREAALREFNRVLKTGGYVVVLEFTKRKKSGLFASARDFYLGKILPKIGGFISKNQEAYEYLPNSIESFLDAASFADELASAGFEMRLCKSFSMDISTLFIAQKAREC; encoded by the coding sequence ATGGAAAAACAAGAAAAAATAGTTCAGATGTTTAACGACATCGCGCCTACCTACGACCTAGCAAACCGCGTGCTAAGCATGGGCGCGGACGTGAGCTGGCGCAAGATCGCGTGCAAAACGGTTTTGTCAAATTTCAAAGACTCAAGCGTAAATATCGTAGACGTCGCATGCGGCACGGGCGATATGATGGGCTTTTGGCAAAAGACGGCGGGGGAGTTTAACGCAAAAATCGAAAATCTAATCGGCGTCGATCCCTCAAGCGGTATGCTAGCAGTCGCTAAACAAAAATTTCCCGAGTTTAAATTTATCGAGGCACTAGCGACTCAAACGACGCTTGATAGCGGCTCGGTGGACGTGCTAAGCATCAGCTACGGCATCAGAAACGTGGTCGAGCGCGAGGCCGCTCTAAGAGAGTTTAACAGGGTGCTAAAAACGGGCGGATACGTCGTAGTGCTAGAATTTACTAAGCGCAAAAAAAGCGGGCTTTTCGCGAGCGCTCGCGACTTTTATCTAGGTAAAATTTTGCCTAAGATAGGCGGCTTTATCTCCAAAAATCAAGAAGCCTACGAGTATCTGCCAAACTCGATCGAGAGCTTTTTAGACGCGGCTAGCTTTGCAGACGAACTTGCTAGCGCTGGCTTTGAGATGCGCCTTTGCAAGAGCTTTTCGATGGATATTTCTACCCTTTTCATCGCGCAAAAGGCGCGTGAGTGCTAA
- the xseA gene encoding exodeoxyribonuclease VII large subunit: MLSVSELNEQAKTLLETTFSYVEVEGEISRLVKHGSGHWYFTLKDEKAAISAVIYKFNATKLKFDVADGMKVALYGKISLYSPSGSYQFIATLIRPSGEGELELAFKQLKARLESEGLFDISRKKPLPKFPRKIALVTSKTSAALQDMLRIASQRWALAEIIIFDSLTQGETAPASLIRALKRAGASGADAIVLARGGGSREDLWCFNDENLAREIYAARTPVISAVGHEIDYVISDFAADFRAPTPSAAMAALLPDVGELMQSIDGLSEAADAAFVRVWERKFNALAMMRARFSQASLTQKIARKEQILLNLRQALNAAVQTKLLKFENALKLARAAYAQQESFFAQISNFVRVQKDGKTVNLSELKPGDRIALSSVNASKEAEIL; this comes from the coding sequence GTGCTAAGCGTCAGCGAGCTAAACGAGCAGGCCAAAACGCTGCTTGAGACGACGTTTTCCTACGTCGAGGTAGAGGGCGAGATCTCGCGGCTCGTTAAACACGGCTCGGGCCACTGGTACTTCACGCTAAAAGACGAAAAGGCCGCGATCTCGGCGGTCATTTATAAATTTAACGCCACCAAGCTCAAATTTGACGTCGCAGACGGTATGAAAGTCGCTCTCTACGGCAAAATTTCGCTCTACTCGCCAAGCGGCAGCTATCAGTTTATAGCAACCCTCATACGCCCAAGCGGCGAAGGCGAGCTCGAGCTTGCATTTAAACAGCTAAAAGCGCGGCTTGAGAGCGAAGGGCTTTTTGATATCTCGCGCAAAAAACCGCTACCTAAATTTCCGCGCAAGATCGCGCTCGTAACATCAAAAACATCAGCCGCGTTGCAAGACATGCTGCGTATCGCTTCGCAGCGCTGGGCGCTGGCGGAAATCATAATTTTTGACTCGCTAACGCAAGGCGAAACCGCGCCCGCCTCGCTCATACGCGCGCTAAAAAGAGCGGGCGCCAGCGGTGCTGACGCGATCGTGCTCGCCCGAGGAGGCGGCAGCAGAGAGGATCTGTGGTGCTTCAACGACGAAAATCTAGCCCGCGAGATCTACGCGGCGCGCACGCCCGTGATCTCGGCCGTTGGGCACGAGATTGACTACGTGATCAGCGACTTTGCGGCGGACTTTCGCGCTCCGACTCCAAGCGCGGCGATGGCTGCGCTACTGCCCGATGTGGGCGAGCTAATGCAAAGCATAGACGGGCTAAGCGAGGCGGCGGACGCGGCTTTCGTGCGCGTTTGGGAGCGTAAATTTAACGCTCTAGCGATGATGAGAGCGAGATTTTCTCAGGCGAGCCTAACGCAAAAAATCGCTCGCAAAGAGCAAATTTTGCTAAATTTACGGCAAGCTTTAAACGCCGCCGTGCAAACCAAACTGCTCAAATTTGAAAACGCGCTCAAGCTCGCTCGCGCTGCATATGCGCAGCAAGAGTCGTTTTTCGCGCAGATTTCAAATTTCGTCCGAGTGCAAAAAGACGGCAAAACGGTAAATCTAAGCGAGCTAAAACCGGGCGACCGCATCGCGCTAAGCTCGGTAAACGCAAGCAAAGAGGCGGAAATTTTATAA
- a CDS encoding CsgG/HfaB family protein → MKTNVKFLLAACAAMLITGCATERSRVVETPKVQTLNTAYQGQKIAVSIGRFSNQSSYQNGVFSDGEDRLGNQAQTILISNLQQSGRFSVLDRSNMRAIKEESALNKEAQNIKGARYVITGDVTEFGRKTTGDHQLFGILGKGKTQTAYAKVNLNVVDVKNSEVIYSTQGAGEYELSNREVLGFGGSAGYDSTLNGKVLSLAIIEAVNNLTRGLESGAFNAK, encoded by the coding sequence ATGAAAACGAACGTAAAATTTTTACTAGCCGCGTGCGCTGCGATGCTGATAACCGGCTGCGCGACAGAGCGATCTCGCGTAGTCGAAACGCCAAAAGTTCAAACCCTAAACACCGCCTATCAAGGACAAAAGATCGCCGTCTCGATCGGTCGCTTTAGCAACCAGTCCTCATACCAAAACGGCGTATTTTCAGACGGCGAGGACAGACTAGGCAACCAAGCCCAAACCATCCTCATCTCAAATTTACAACAAAGCGGGCGCTTTTCGGTGCTTGACCGCAGCAACATGCGCGCCATCAAAGAAGAAAGCGCGCTAAACAAAGAGGCGCAAAACATCAAGGGCGCAAGATACGTCATCACGGGCGACGTGACGGAGTTTGGCCGTAAAACAACTGGCGATCACCAGCTTTTCGGGATACTTGGCAAAGGCAAAACCCAAACCGCCTACGCGAAGGTAAATCTTAACGTCGTGGACGTGAAAAACTCCGAGGTGATCTACTCCACTCAGGGTGCCGGCGAGTATGAACTATCAAATCGCGAGGTGCTGGGCTTTGGCGGAAGCGCTGGGTATGATTCTACGCTAAACGGCAAGGTGCTAAGCCTAGCCATCATCGAGGCCGTAAACAACCTAACGCGCGGGCTTGAAAGCGGCGCTTTTAACGCGAAATAA
- a CDS encoding DUF4810 domain-containing protein, whose product MRFKTLANFALASAAAMLLSGCADDSPRQLYYWDGAYTSSVYEYLTQEGDAGAQIAALEESLQKAYQRAAKAPPGLHAHLGLLYLSQGNGAKFKAYVEKEAELYPESRDYAMFLLNQNSKTKGAAVKTAANLSEQTKEKSGASESNLNDKSSNLSEQTSKQDLKKKQTKPAKTSKTAKGSQNEK is encoded by the coding sequence TTGCGCTTTAAAACTCTAGCCAATTTCGCGCTCGCCTCCGCCGCCGCCATGCTACTCTCGGGCTGCGCGGACGACTCGCCTAGGCAGCTATACTACTGGGATGGCGCCTACACGAGCTCGGTCTACGAGTACCTAACCCAGGAGGGCGACGCGGGCGCGCAGATCGCCGCACTCGAGGAGAGCCTGCAAAAAGCCTATCAAAGAGCCGCCAAAGCTCCGCCCGGACTACACGCGCATCTAGGCTTACTCTATCTTTCGCAAGGAAACGGGGCTAAATTTAAAGCCTACGTCGAAAAAGAAGCCGAGCTCTATCCCGAGTCGCGCGACTACGCGATGTTTTTGCTAAATCAAAATAGCAAAACTAAAGGCGCGGCGGTCAAAACTGCGGCAAATTTGAGTGAGCAGACGAAGGAAAAATCAGGCGCGAGCGAGTCAAATTTAAATGACAAAAGCTCAAATTTAAGCGAGCAAACAAGCAAGCAAGATTTGAAAAAAAAGCAAACAAAACCAGCCAAAACGAGCAAAACCGCAAAAGGAAGCCAAAATGAAAAATAA
- a CDS encoding DUF799 domain-containing protein: MKNKIKSALLCAFAVLFLGACAGSQPEVYDYSAFLQTKPRSIVVMMPTSDSAEIKASAAVLANALYPLSEAGYYVFSPALVNETFKNNGIYDAGEIAQISTYKLKQIFGADAALYLNIADYGTSYMLISSVTRVSVTATLVDLNTGAVLWQKSATAANDSGDGGGNLIGMLVSALVKQIADSVSDASFDLSARADAILFSTDCKDCLLYGPYSPHYGQDRQLGGGK, translated from the coding sequence ATGAAAAATAAAATAAAATCGGCGCTTCTTTGCGCGTTTGCAGTGCTGTTTTTGGGAGCGTGCGCAGGATCGCAGCCCGAGGTTTACGACTATTCGGCGTTTTTACAGACTAAGCCTCGCTCGATCGTCGTCATGATGCCAACCAGCGACTCAGCCGAGATAAAGGCCTCCGCAGCGGTGCTGGCAAACGCGCTCTATCCGCTTAGCGAGGCGGGGTATTACGTATTTTCGCCCGCACTCGTAAACGAGACCTTTAAAAACAACGGCATCTACGACGCAGGCGAGATCGCGCAGATCTCTACGTACAAGCTAAAGCAGATATTCGGCGCCGACGCCGCGCTCTACCTTAACATCGCCGACTACGGCACCTCGTATATGCTCATTAGCAGCGTCACGCGCGTGAGCGTAACGGCGACTCTAGTAGATCTAAACACGGGCGCCGTACTCTGGCAAAAAAGCGCCACCGCGGCAAACGACTCGGGCGACGGCGGCGGCAACCTCATCGGCATGCTAGTCTCCGCGCTAGTTAAACAGATCGCCGACTCGGTCTCGGACGCGAGCTTTGATCTCTCTGCGCGCGCGGACGCGATTTTGTTTAGCACCGATTGCAAAGACTGCCTGCTCTACGGCCCGTATTCCCCGCACTACGGACAAGATCGACAGCTTGGCGGCGGCAAATAA
- a CDS encoding DIP1984 family protein — MKLAEALILRADIQKRIEQLKSRLADNAKVQEGEKPSEEPNTLLAELDALTSELERLIVRINLTNCTARADGKSLTELIAKRDVLTLKAGALRAFAQASAQKVDVYSRSEIKILSTVDVAALQKQVDELARQIRQLDTTLQGANWQTDLIEG; from the coding sequence ATGAAACTAGCCGAGGCGCTGATACTGCGCGCCGACATACAGAAACGCATCGAGCAGCTAAAATCAAGGCTCGCAGATAACGCAAAGGTGCAAGAGGGCGAGAAGCCCAGCGAAGAGCCTAATACGCTACTGGCCGAGCTAGACGCACTCACAAGCGAGCTTGAGCGCCTGATAGTTCGGATAAATTTAACCAACTGCACCGCAAGAGCGGACGGCAAGAGCCTAACCGAGCTGATCGCCAAACGCGACGTACTCACGCTAAAAGCTGGCGCGCTGCGGGCTTTCGCGCAAGCTTCTGCGCAAAAAGTGGATGTTTATTCTCGCAGCGAGATTAAAATTTTAAGCACGGTCGACGTCGCGGCGCTGCAAAAGCAGGTGGACGAGCTAGCTAGGCAGATCAGACAGCTTGATACGACGCTGCAAGGCGCGAACTGGCAGACCGATCTGATCGAAGGCTAA
- a CDS encoding tyrosine-protein phosphatase, translating into MKFKTLALAVAFFFATGVNAELATEANSINSKTTSGAELNLADAKDAKFQRAHFKNADTAAHSTNSSQKVTLIDEAKNFYRVDELLFRSAQLDGSYAAKLHELGVKSIVNLRHFSRGGDRRAFGDQFWLANKPLQSWEIRPAQIADVLRTIRERQKEGAVLVHCYHGADRTGIVVAMYRVIYQGWSLDAARSEMIDGGYGFHSMWQDIAGFLTPQNEALVRAELGI; encoded by the coding sequence TTGAAATTTAAAACCCTTGCGCTAGCGGTCGCGTTTTTCTTTGCGACCGGCGTAAATGCAGAGCTTGCGACAGAAGCGAATTCTATAAATTCCAAAACAACGAGCGGCGCGGAGCTAAATCTAGCGGACGCAAAAGACGCCAAATTTCAACGCGCGCATTTTAAAAACGCAGATACCGCGGCGCATAGCACAAACTCATCGCAAAAAGTAACCCTCATCGACGAAGCGAAAAATTTCTACCGCGTGGACGAGCTGCTGTTTCGCAGCGCTCAGCTTGACGGAAGCTACGCCGCAAAGCTGCACGAGCTTGGCGTCAAAAGCATCGTAAATCTGCGCCATTTTAGCAGAGGCGGCGACAGAAGGGCGTTTGGGGATCAATTTTGGCTCGCGAACAAGCCGCTTCAAAGCTGGGAGATAAGGCCCGCGCAGATCGCGGACGTCTTGCGCACCATTCGCGAGCGCCAAAAGGAGGGCGCCGTGCTTGTGCACTGCTATCACGGAGCCGATCGCACGGGGATTGTGGTGGCGATGTACCGCGTGATCTATCAGGGCTGGAGCCTGGATGCCGCGCGCAGCGAGATGATAGACGGCGGATACGGCTTTCACTCCATGTGGCAGGATATCGCGGGCTTTTTGACGCCGCAAAACGAAGCGCTCGTAAGAGCCGAGCTTGGAATTTAG